A single window of Pseudomonas marginalis DNA harbors:
- a CDS encoding lipid asymmetry maintenance protein MlaB has protein sequence MTESAVRLGDAGELFLSGVLDYRTGPDLRKQGQALIKTSTAPALVLDCSAVTKSSSVGLSLLLCFMRDAEAAKKSVTLRALPEDMREIAEVSGLTELLAHP, from the coding sequence ATGACCGAGTCGGCTGTTCGTCTCGGCGACGCGGGCGAGCTGTTCCTCAGCGGCGTGCTCGATTACCGCACCGGGCCTGACCTGCGCAAGCAGGGCCAGGCGCTGATCAAGACCAGCACGGCCCCTGCGTTGGTGCTGGATTGCTCGGCGGTAACCAAGTCCAGCAGTGTCGGCTTGTCGTTGCTGCTGTGTTTCATGCGCGATGCCGAAGCGGCCAAAAAGTCGGTCACCCTTCGTGCATTGCCCGAAGACATGCGTGAAATCGCCGAAGTTTCCGGTTTGACCGAGCTGTTGGCGCATCCTTAA